Proteins found in one Coturnix japonica isolate 7356 unplaced genomic scaffold, Coturnix japonica 2.1 chrUnrandom515, whole genome shotgun sequence genomic segment:
- the LOC107307225 gene encoding uncharacterized protein LOC107307225, giving the protein MSHSCVTCHTCPHVTRVLCLHVTHVIHVTCPYVTRVPMSRVSYVPMSHVSCCCVMCVMCPTDTCPHVSHVPVSRVLYVPMSYTSHVTLPCQTCRMSPCHTCAPMSRCCVKRVVSMSHVSYVPVSHVSYVPMSHIPMSHCCHMSHVSSCHMCVMSPCHSCHTCHMSLCHTCPHVTCVLCPHVTCVTGSYVMCVICPHVTCSHVMLVCHVCCMSPCHTCPRVNMCFHVMCHMLRCHACPYVMFAVSHMSLCHTCRMFSCHMCVTCVLRLGVTRVPVSYCAVCHVMSSCHPCSCVMCHACVMSPCHTCPYITCVTCHMSPCHMVVSRV; this is encoded by the coding sequence ATGTCACATAGCTGTGTCACATGTCACACGTGTCCCCATGTCACACGTGTGTTATGTCTCCATGTCACTCATGTCATACATGTCACATGTCCTTATGTCACACGTGTCCCCATGTCACGTGTGTCTTATGTCCCCATGTCACACGTGTCATGTTGCTGTGTCATGTGTGTCATGTGTCCGACTGACACGTGTCCCCACGTCTCACATGTTCCTGTGTCACGTGTGTTGTATGTCCCCATGTCATACACATCCCATGTCACGTTGCCGTGTCAGACATGTCGTATGTCCCCATGTCACACGTGTGCCCCTATGTCACGTTGCTGTGTTAAGCGTGTTGTCTCCATGTCACATGTGTCGTATGTTCCCGTGTCACACGTGTCATATGTTCCCATGTCacacatccccatgtcacatTGCTGTCACATGTCACACGTGTCTTCATGTCACATGTGTGTTATGTCTCCATGTCACTCATGTCATACGTGTCACATGTCCTTATGTCACACGTGTCCCCATGTCACATGTGTCTTATGTCCCCATGTCACATGTGTCACAGGTTCCTATGTCATGTGTGTTATATGTCCCCATGTCACGTGTTCCCATGTCATGTTGGTGTGTCACGTGTGTTGTATGTCCCCATGTCACACGTGTCCCCGTGTAAACATGTGTTTCCATGTCATGTGTCATATGTTGCGTTGTCACGCATGTCCCTATGTCATGTTTGCCGTGTCACACATGTCCTTGTGTCACACGTGTCGTATGTTCTCATGTCACATGTGCGTTACATGTGTGTTACGTCTCGGTGTCACGCGTGTCCCCGTGTCTTATTGTGCCGTGTGTCATGTGATGTCCTCGTGTCACCCATGTTCTTGCGTCATGTGTCACGCGTGTGTTATGTCTCCGTGTCACACGTGCCCTTATATCACGTGTGTCACGTGTCACATGTCCCCATGTCACATGGTTGTGTCACGTGTGTAG
- the LOC107307224 gene encoding serine-rich adhesin for platelets-like, translated as MAAPIALHFRLLPSTSASYPPLPPPTPPKMAAAVAFHFRLVTSTSGSYSPLPPFTPSTSASCSSPSASGPSPSAPSPQSKMAAGGSPSVPVPPRGRFPGRPPRAPSRSCFRFRVPLGTVPVHVSGSGSDPTLRVVLGIAAGFGRFRDAMRRENGKAPIWGFLPDEMAAQRRSRRGSAPSANSPTAPLDDTADSSDSSTDSTDESPTTSDLQLQGQRMRASTRASTRASTMASSRISTTDSSRISTTDSSRISTTDSSRISTTDSSRISARVSNRVSAKISARGRTRASSRVSTRFSTRDSSRTSTTDSSRARTNLMDSINVSTTDSAITSTMDSTRISTRGSLRTSARISTMDSATSRTMGSPIVGHTDSSGISTTDSSGISTTDSSKSSITDSSGFSTTDSSGISTTDSSKVSTTDSSGISTMDNFKSSTTDSSRISTMDSAMSPNRANSPAMTINRATSRARVINRVPCRVSSRVRASSGASSSSRAVAVPHSGRRRIPVLRRLRQFVMPLVSARSSRPIRPPRRFVAYGDNEGGNNESSEAVGGNGAAYRDGVGVLRDSAMAIGGNGDSGTDGGDNGMVGGFGGGRVGLGDNVTHIGGSIDRDRGCWVLLGDKVTLNGAIGDNGTVVGDNRTIIGDNGTVVGDGPEAIGDNGTLNGAIGDNGMAVGDNRIVIGDNGMVVGDGPKAIGDNGTAVGDNRTIIGDNRMVIGDNRTGIGDNGTAIGDNRIVIGVNRTVTGDNRIVIGDNRTGIGDNGIVIRDNGTGIRDNGIPIKDNGMPIKDYGMSIGVVVAGSAEGSAVSDPRDGRSGDSSQAHTR; from the exons ATGGCGGCGCCCATAGCCCTCCACTTCCGCCTCTTACCCTCCACTTCCGCCTCGTACCCTCCACTTccgccccccacccctcccaagatggcggcggccgTAGCCTTCCACTTCCGCCTCGTAACCTCCACTTCCGGCTCATACTCTCCACTTCCGCCTTTCACCCCCTCCACTTCCGCCTCTTGCTCTTCCCCTTCCGCTTCCGGTCCGTCCCCTTCCGCCCCCTCCCCTcaatccaagatggcggcgggcgGTTCCCCGTCTGTTCCCGTTCCCCCCCGGGGCCGTTTCCCGGGTCGCCCCCCCCGCGCTCCGTCCCGTTCTTGTTTCCGGTTCCGGGTTCCTCTCGGTACCGTCCCGGTTCACGTTTCCGGTTCCGGTTCGGATCCGACTCTTCGGGTTGTGCTCGGGATCGCGGCGGGATTCGGGCGGTTCCGGGACGCGATGAGGAGAGAGAACGGGAAG GCTCCAATTTGGGGTTTCCTGCCCGACGAGATGGCGGCACAAAGGAGGTCAAGGAGAG GTTCGGCCCCCTCCGCAAACTCCCCGACAGCCCCCTTAGATGACACGgctgacagcagtgacagcagcactgacagcacagatGAGAGCCCCACAACCAGCGACCTACAGCTGCAGGGACAACGCATGCGGGCCAGCACCAGAGCCAGTACCAGAGCCAGCACCATGGCCAGCTCCAGGatcagcaccacggacagctccAGGatcagcaccacggacagctccAGGatcagcaccacggacagctccAGGatcagcaccacggacagctccAGGATCAGCGCCAGGGTCAGCAACAGAGTCAGTGCCAAGATCAGCGCCAGGGGCCGTACCAGAGCCAGCTCCAGGGTCAGCACCAGGTTCAGCACCAGGGATAGCTCCAGAAccagcaccacggacagctccAGGGCCAGGACCAATTTAATGGACAGCATCAATgtcagcaccacggacagcgcCATTACCAGCACCATGGACAGCACCAGAATCAGCACCAGGGGCAGTTTGAGGACTAGTGCCAGGATCAGCACCATGGACAGTGCCACGTCTAGAACCATGGGCAGCCCCATAGTCGGACACACTGACAGCTCTGGGatcagcaccacggacagctccGGGatcagcaccacggacagctccAAATCCAGCATCACGGATAGCTCCGGgttcagcaccacggacagctccGGGATCAGCACCACTGACAGCTCCAAAgtcagcaccacggacagctcTGGTATCAGCACCATGGACAACTTCAAATccagcaccacggacagctccAGGatcagcaccatggacagcgCCATGTCTCCCAATAGGGCCAACAGTCCAGCTATGACCATCAATAGGGCCACCAGTAGGGCCAGGGTTATCAATAGGGTCCCCTGTAGGGTCAGTAGTAGGGTCAGGGCCAGCAgtggggccagcagcagcagcagggccgTGGCGGTGCCTCATTCGGGGCGGCGGCGCATCCCGGTGCTGCGGCGGCTGCGTCAGTTTGTGATGCCGTTGGTCAGCGCTCGGTCCTCCCGCCCCATCCGCCCCCCCAGGCGCTTTGTGGCCTATGGGGACAACGAAGGGGGGAATAATGAGAGCTCTGAGGCcgtggggggcaatggggcgGCCTatagggatggggtgggggtgcTTAGGGACAGTGCGATGGCcattgggggcaatggggacagtgggacgGATGGGGGGGACAATGGGATGGTGGGTGGGTTTGGGGGCGGCCGGGTGGGGCTGGGTGACAACGTGACCCACATTGGGGGCAGCATAGACAGGGAcaggggctgctgggtgctgcttggGGACAAGGTGACGctcaatggggccattggggacaatgggacGGTGGTTGGGGACAATAGGACCATcattggggacaatgggacGGTGGTTGGGGACGGCCCCGAGGCcattggggacaatgggacgctcaatggggccattggggacaatgggatgGCGGTTGGGGACAATAGGATCGTcattggggacaatgggatgGTGGTTGGGGACGGCCCCAAGGCcattggggacaatgggacGGCGGTTGGGGACAATAGGACCATCATTGGGGACAATAGGATGGTCATTGGGGACAATAGGACGGGcattggggacaatgggacagCCATTGGGGACAATAGGATCGTCATTGGGGTCAATAGGACGGTCACTGGGGACAATAGGATCGTCATTGGGGACAATAGGACGGGcattggggacaatgggatTGTCATTAGGGACAATGGGACGGGCATTAGGGACAATGGGATACCCATTAAGGACAATGGGATGCCCATTAAGGATTATGGGATGTCTATTGGGGTCGTTGTGGCTGGCAGCGCTGAGGGCTCAGCTGTGAGTGACCCGCGGGACGGGCGAAGCGGGGACAGCAGCCAAGCACACACTAGGTAA